ccgcctcagtgaccaccgtcaagtcggtgagtaaaatattaattttaattgtaatttcgatattattatatgttcaagcatgcccatgcatcacttatatgcatatatctatgtagataaattctaggcacgatttatgttgcattcataactgtgaaagtgccatggatgttgttgtggtaatttggagcagtgtgcgtgcgttggcgtgcgtgtgatgtggtgtggactatggataggacgggtagacacggcttgagatcttcactgggacccggtccttcagggtagacacggcttgagttcttcatttgggaccgatttggttattaagtggaagtccgagctgagttcttcgctggcaccaggttggatttaagagagctgtataggggatcagctcccatatattatgattgatgttacagagtgcgtgagtgctccaaattacctttttgctgttatgatgtgaaaatattgttgttgttgcatttcactccacaggttgcattagttctagatagttatagagattatggttaaaattgatattttactctcgagtcaaacgctcactctgttcaatattttccagtgccacgggaggatatttttgaggttaacctgcttttctccctcgcaggtcatttatttatgtttgtgtaattctataaactcctagaattttcgcatgtgttagaaatatttatttgatttgggtctgtaaactaaattattattatggacctgtaaaattattatatgcatgtttgatggactggatgagggagctgagctcccatttatcattatgatgatatgagtatgcggagggtgagctgagctccccaatggattgtttattgtgtttacaggtcgggtgagtcaaaaactccccgttggtaggtccattttatggccggactctgtccggttggtttcttgaaattgggcccaaatgggccttagagttgggtaaatgaatagttaaggcttactacgggcctcgggggctttaggctggcccaggtcctagtgtcggtccggcccataggttgggtcgtgacatttagcttctttattttattgtaatcattcttgatctttatcatgatatttaatttcctaatTTTCTTGGATAATTAGTTCAAttgcaattatacttttccatgcccaagtaacctatacaaattgaccagactggacatttgtactaagtttactgttctattggtcatttgtacagtaggaatttggtaaaattgtcttcatgaaagttgttctttattatgtctagttacatttctttttttgaatcactcaatttggagttttttaactcaagttatggcctaaataccataattggccggattgtaaattttccaaattttctggacagaatcaaatctatagtgttttgtacactgactgaaggtcagtttttgaatatgttatgatcaaaatttgggtttagtttcttcatgaaagttgtaggcctatgtctcagctttctgctggtaaaattttaggtcaattgggcctttctacactgagttatgaccaaatgaataaatactgttcatttagtcattttgcctagacaaaatgcaagtcactcggattagggcaatttttaggtcaacttagtttggttttctaggcagggtttcttcatcaaagttgttccattatgtgtctagtttcatgtccaattagccttgcatcaattgaacctatacaactccatttatagttgcccaaacctgctagactcacaaccagtcctgcaggtcaccaagggcagcatgcctaagctcaactccaacatccttcctCACTTCAATTccacctcacacacattcaaatggtcactaattaaccattacaatgttaacataccattacattagCAAACCCTAATATTGTTTAAGTATCcaaattttcaaggttcattcatgcattacacttgcatttcacttactcttacatgatcAATCACTCATTTCAtaccaagggcagctcataaccactttgtttcaagtaatttcatctaaccctaaccacccctaagCTGCCTAAATTATAGGGACGGACACACATaagttttcttttgttttccttacattttctacttatttcatgccaataaacatgatttaaatcaaaggggtagaagattggacactaaccttacttgagtcccaacttgagcttgtaattcttcaatatttttctttctAATGGCTGGCCCAAGCTTGATCTAGTGATAagggtaaattttaatgaagggaggatgagatttatggtggaatttagTGGAGTTTGGAGCTTagtagagctttcatggagttttctttcctctctctctctctacgtttttggctgcccaaaggttgaagatagctacttagttctttaatttttatctccttttattcatttttaagtggtttataatgatgtgtcaaaatttggttgggtgaaaatattttaattgcatcatgcttatgtcataattttaacttttatttcattttctttttattcattttcaattaatttttcttcaatatttattcatattttatgtcacaataattatttacttaactggacaagtcggcaaaaaatcatctctgaagatgaaatgaccaaaatactctccgtttgggttaacagactaaaattgtctgtatagattgaaaaatttttttaagcattttcttggcattctaatgccataaaaatctcaatgactcttctctggagtcccaaaaattattttatgaattttctctcaggtctagggctcctagttacgaggaccgcaacttatcactaggttacccatcgctagggcaccgactcatttaacttgattgttttttatttctaaaattttttctatatttttcttattattattggaGTTAATTTTGGCtcttcactttaatttaaatgtttttctagacgttctaactgtccgaaccgacactggtcaccagaacagtagaatgtacggaatggatacagtgagggtgttacagatttaTTACTAGCTGTTTCGCGGAGACGCCTTTGCACATTGCTTCCATGCTTGGACATTTGGAATTCGCTAAGGAGATCCTAAATCAAAAGCTTCAATTTGCCGAAGAAGTAGATTTCCAAGGACGAACTCCACTTCACTTGGCAACAGCGAATGGGCACACCTTCAAGTTGTAAAAGCCTTATTGTTGGTAAATCCTCAAACTTGTCTCACTCAAGATCGAAATGGTAGAAGTCCTCTACATGTGGCAGTCATCAAAGGGAGATTTGAGGTCTTGCAAGAGCTGGTTCAGCTAAACACGAGGCGAGTTCAAGCTATGAGGAGATATGGTGAGACCATTTTGCATCTTTGTGTAAAAGACCACCAGCTGGATGCTTTGAAGTTCTTGCTGGAAAGGATAAATGATGATGATTTTGTGAATTTGAAAGACGGTAATGACATCACTGCCTTGCAACTAGTAATAACTGGTAAACAAAGTGAGTTATGGATCAACCCCACCTCGCCATTGTAATAAGTTTGACTTTCTTGATCATCCCTTCCACTAgagaattatatatatttttatatatatgtatgGTGATGAAATAAGTTAGAAAAATGATTAAAATTCTCTTCCTGATTGAAATTCATGGGCGTGTATTACTTGTTCATGATATTCTTCGGAGCATAAATTTATTGATCAAGGAAACAAAGGTTGATGAGCAGCATGAAAGGAACTGCTACACTGCACTGGATATTTTAAATATGACAGAGGAACAGAGTGAGGATTTCCCTGAACATACAAATGATATTACCTCAGTAGAATTGGATTCTCAACATGCAAAAGCGAACATTACATATTTACGTCATCAagtgagaagacaaaaaaaacatCCCAGCAGGAAGAAAAGCTGGTTGGAACAAAAGCAGAGCGCACTAATGGTGGTGGCATCACTAATAGCGACCATGGCTTTCCAAGCTGCAATTGGAGTTTGGCAAGAGGACTTACAAATGTCAACACCAGAGTCAGTGTCACATAGCGCAGGCCACTCTATAATGGCTGATAAGTGCCCAAGACGATATACTCTCTTTGTCATCTATAATACAACAAGTTTTCTATCATCCATCAGTGTGATCTTGTTACTAATAAGTGGTTTACCTTTTGGGCCGAAGTTTTTCATGTGGATTCTGATGGTAATCGTGTGGATCGCTATTACATCTTCATTTCTGTAGCTGCATAGCAGTCTTCATTCACCGAGTTAACTGAGCCCAGGCAAAGCGAATCGCTATGGCCATAATTTCAGATTATCAGGAGGACGAGAACGAGACGAAGCCGAGATCGAATTCAAATCGTCATCGTCTTCTTCATCTAAAACGGCGTGCGTTTAACGCGACGTTCGATCCAAGGAATCCTATAGCGATTTTGGAGAGGCATTCGATTTTCTGGTGAAGGAGACCGACTTTATGGTGAAGACAACGTCGAGAAGCAAATCGCGGTGTGGTGAAGGCGGCCAAGGATAAGGTTAAGAAGAAGATGGCGGGAAAGAGAAAGGGAAGTCGCTTTGGAAGGGAATGAGAGCAAGAGGCTGAAGGAGGAGAAGAAGCTGATGTTAAGGAGGAGAAGAAGGTTGAGGTCAAAGGAGATGAAGGCCAAGGTCAAAGAGGTGCCAATGGAGATCGAGAAGGAGGAGGAGAGTGGCGCAGAGGGTGATTCCAAACAAAGGTAATGGCCTCGATCTGGAGAAATATTCTTGGACACagaccctacaagaggttaatgtACTTGTTCCAGTCCTTGTTGGTACAAAATCAAGGTTTGTTGTATGTGACATAAAGAAAAACCATCTGAAAGTTGGGTGAAGAATTGACCTCCTATAATTGAGGGAGAACTTTATAAGCCTATCAAGGTTGATGATTGCTATTGGAGCATTGAGGACCAAAATACCATCTCAATTCTTTTGACCAAGCATGACCAAATGGAATGGTGGAAATGCTTGGTGAAGGAGATCTGAAATTGATACGCAGAAAGTTGAACCTGAAAACAGCAAACTATCTGATCTGGATCCTGAAACACGGCAGACTAATGAAAGAAATGATTGTATATTTGTCTGTGtcccatttacagagatattacatctatttatacattagaatatgaactaatttggacaagaataataattgctataattatgctacacaaatctcctataattatgctaattgctgtaattatgctacacaaatctcctataatcatgctaattgctgtaattatgctacataaatctcctataatcatgctaattgctgtaattatgctaacagaaACAAAGGTTGATGAGCAGCATGAAAGGAACTGCTACACTGCACTGGATATTTTAAATATGACAGAGGAACAGAGTGAGAATTTCCCTGAACATACAAATGATATTACCTCAGTAGAATTGGATTCTCAACATGCAAAAGCGAACATTACATATTTACGTCATCAagtgagaagacaaaaaaaacatCCCAGCAGGAAGAAAAGCTGGTTGGAACAAAAGCAGAGCGCACTAATGGTGGTGGCATCACTAATAGCGACCATGGCTTTCCAAGCTGCAATTGGAGTTTGGCAAGAGGACTTACAAATGTCAACACCAGAATCAGTGTCACATAGCGCAGGCCACTCTATAATGGCTGATAAGTGCCCAAGACGATATACTCTCTTTGTTATCTATAATACAACAAGTTTTCTATCATCCATCAGTGTGATCTTGTTACTAATAAGTGGTTTACCTTTTGGGCCGAAGTTTTTCATGTGGATTCTGATGGTAATCGTGTGGATCGCTATTACATCAACGTTAATAACATTCTCAATCTCCATATCTGGTGTCTCTAGTCCTGATCATACTCTTATTCCTGTGCTAGTTGCTATAGGCATGGTCAAGGTTTTAAATTGCGGTCGCAGTCACGTTCACAGTCGTGGTCGCGGGTAACGAAAACAGGCCTATAACGGCTAAAATGAAATGGTAACGGCCTGGCACTAagcaaatttttttgaaaaatttgcaaAGTTCGTGAAATGAGTATATATTAGTAGATATAAGTAAAACTAAGATACACAACTATACAGTAaacataaatacataaaataaagatATTAAATCTATCATTTTTAGACATCATTAGTTTTAAACAATCTATagactaaaataattatttagataaTACAAAACTAGAATCTAGACTACTAGATATAGACATATAGTAAAAAAAACTAAGCTTACTACTACCAAAATAACTAAgtatttaatttaaacttaagttttaatgaagcctAAATTTTCTATTCCCAACTCTAAACTTAAACATAGCTTTAGCAAATATTAATGAAGCctaaatttcattttatgttattttgtaattaataatgtaaaccttaaaattaattttgaaaaaattcaaaataataaaaaaaatacgtAAATGTATAGATCAATGAACTAACCCTTCAAACTACTAACTTAACAACAAATCTAATATCAACATTAGTTTTCTtcaacaaatatgcaaaataacaAAGAAACGAAAAAAAAACatataatgaaaataaattgtataaaacaGCAAATAACTAACCTCTTTTAGTCTTTTTCAAGAATTAGCTTTGGAAAATAGAGTAATATACTAATCCTAGCTAAGATTCTTAAAAAACAATGAAAGGAGAGATATTGTATAAAGAAAGGAGGAAACTTTGAGTAAAAATTTGAGATAAATTGAAGCTAAAATGCAGCTACCGAAGTGCTGCATGCAAAGACAAGAAAAAGGCACCAAAACATTGTGCACATCTTATCTAATTATAAcattacagtccctcaacttaaaaatataacataaaactctattaacttttaaatttatacagttaaatccctctaacctctaattactgatttttcagttagacgctgacctgaaTAGTTCCAGTATGGAGCTTAGTccgtatttttcttttctctctcaaacGATATATAAATTGAATCATTCTCCTCTCTgaagacagaataattttttatatgtagagagaataattttacaatttgcataagagaggagagagaaatgttgactaagcacCACGTGGGAgctgttcacatcagtttctaactggaaaattaataattaaaagttaaagagattttactatacaaaatttaaaagtttttggagttttatgttacattttaaagttaaaggactgtagtgtttcaaccatataagttcagggacaattattgatgtcacgacccaacctatgggccggaccggcactaggacctgggccagcttaaagcccccgaggcccgtagtaagcctaactattcctcaaatccataaccagg
The sequence above is a segment of the Hevea brasiliensis isolate MT/VB/25A 57/8 chromosome 11, ASM3005281v1, whole genome shotgun sequence genome. Coding sequences within it:
- the LOC110646944 gene encoding uncharacterized protein LOC110646944, whose translation is MRRYGETILHLCVKDHQLDALKFLLERINDDDFVNLKDGNDITALQLETKVDEQHERNCYTALDILNMTEEQSEDFPEHTNDITSVELDSQHAKANITYLRHQVRRQKKHPSRKKSWLEQKQSALMVVASLIATMAFQAAIGVWQEDLQMSTPESVSHSAGHSIMADKCPRRYTLFVIYNTTSFLSSISVILLLISGLPFGPKFFMWILMVIVWIAITSSFL